One genomic segment of Amycolatopsis sp. WQ 127309 includes these proteins:
- a CDS encoding MoxR family ATPase → MGTGFFTSVDDVSAKLAEAGYLASTAVATTVFLADRLGKPLLVEGPAGVGKTELAKAVAQVSGSRLVRLQCYEGIDEARALYEWNHAKQLLRITAGRDETWEDARTDIFGEEFLLRRPLLTAISSDEPTVLLIDETDKADMEVEGLLLEVLGDFQVTVPELGTITATRAPFAVLTSNATRELSEALRRRCLFLHIDFPDEDLEREIVRLKVPGIDDALADSVVRVIAALRAMDLRKLPSVAETIDWARTLLALGATTLSEQVVRESLGVVLKHQDDITKAGAGLQLEQVLDAS, encoded by the coding sequence GTGGGCACCGGATTCTTCACCTCCGTCGACGACGTGTCGGCGAAACTGGCCGAGGCCGGCTACCTGGCGTCGACGGCGGTGGCGACCACGGTGTTCCTCGCCGACCGGCTCGGCAAGCCGTTGCTGGTCGAAGGCCCCGCCGGCGTCGGCAAGACCGAGCTGGCCAAGGCCGTCGCCCAGGTCAGCGGCTCGCGGCTGGTGCGCCTGCAGTGCTACGAGGGCATCGACGAGGCCCGCGCGCTGTACGAGTGGAACCACGCGAAGCAGCTGCTGCGGATCACCGCCGGCCGCGACGAGACGTGGGAGGACGCCCGCACCGACATCTTCGGCGAGGAGTTCCTGCTGCGCCGCCCGCTGCTCACGGCGATCTCCTCGGACGAGCCGACCGTGCTGCTCATCGACGAGACCGACAAGGCCGACATGGAGGTCGAGGGCCTGCTGCTGGAGGTGCTCGGCGACTTCCAGGTGACCGTGCCGGAGCTGGGCACGATCACCGCCACGCGCGCGCCGTTCGCCGTGCTGACGTCCAACGCGACGCGCGAGCTGTCCGAGGCGCTGCGCCGCCGCTGCCTGTTCCTGCACATCGACTTCCCGGACGAGGACCTGGAGCGCGAGATCGTCCGGCTCAAGGTGCCCGGCATCGACGACGCGCTGGCCGATTCCGTCGTCCGGGTGATCGCCGCGCTGCGCGCGATGGACCTGCGGAAACTGCCGTCGGTCGCCGAGACCATCGACTGGGCGCGCACGCTGCTCGCGCTGGGTGCCACGACGCTGAGCGAGCAGGTGGTGCGGGAGAGCCTCGGCGTCGTGCTCAAGCACCAGGACGACATCACCAAGGCCGGCGCCGGGCTGCAGCTCGAACAGGTCCTGGACGCGTCGTGA
- the mgrA gene encoding L-glyceraldehyde 3-phosphate reductase — protein MTYVAASGRYDSIPYRRCGRSGLKLPAISLGLWHNFGHDKPLQTQRDITRRAFDLGITHFDLANNYGPPFGSAEENFGRLLATDFKPYRDELVISTKAGYDMWPGPYGEWGSRKYLLSSLDQSLGRMGLDYVDIFYSHRFDPETPLEETVGALDSAVRAGKALYVGISSYSSERTAEAARLLRELGTPLLIHQPSYSMLNRWIEEDHLLDTLADAGAGCIAFSPLAQGLLTDKYLTGVPADSRAAQGKSLDPDTLDDDRLGRVRALNGIAGRRGQSLAQLALAWALRDARVTSVLIGASSVKQLEDNVGALGNLDFSSEELTEIDGHATDADINLWKRSSDG, from the coding sequence GTGACCTATGTTGCGGCTTCCGGCCGATACGACTCGATCCCCTACCGGCGCTGCGGGCGGTCCGGGCTGAAGCTGCCCGCGATCTCGCTCGGGCTGTGGCACAACTTCGGCCACGACAAGCCCCTGCAGACCCAGCGCGACATCACCCGCCGCGCCTTCGACCTCGGCATCACGCACTTCGACCTGGCCAACAACTACGGCCCGCCGTTCGGCTCGGCCGAGGAGAACTTCGGGCGGCTGCTGGCCACCGACTTCAAGCCCTACCGCGACGAGCTGGTGATCTCGACCAAGGCCGGCTACGACATGTGGCCCGGGCCGTACGGCGAGTGGGGTTCCCGCAAGTACCTGCTGTCCTCCTTGGACCAGTCGCTGGGCCGCATGGGCCTGGACTACGTCGACATCTTCTACTCGCACCGGTTCGACCCCGAGACGCCGCTGGAGGAGACGGTCGGCGCGCTCGACAGCGCCGTCCGCGCCGGGAAAGCGCTTTACGTCGGGATCTCGTCGTACAGCTCGGAGCGGACGGCCGAAGCGGCGCGGCTGCTGCGGGAGCTCGGCACGCCGCTGCTGATCCACCAGCCGTCGTACTCGATGCTGAACCGCTGGATCGAGGAGGACCACCTGCTCGACACGCTGGCGGACGCGGGCGCGGGCTGCATCGCGTTCTCCCCGCTCGCCCAGGGCCTGCTGACCGACAAGTACCTGACCGGCGTCCCGGCGGACTCCCGGGCCGCGCAGGGCAAGTCGCTCGACCCGGACACCCTCGACGACGACCGGCTGGGCCGCGTCCGCGCGCTCAACGGGATCGCCGGGCGCCGCGGGCAGTCGCTGGCCCAGCTCGCGCTGGCCTGGGCGCTGCGCGACGCCCGCGTGACGTCGGTGCTGATCGGCGCGAGCAGCGTCAAGCAGCTGGAGGACAACGTCGGCGCGCTCGGCAACCTCGACTTCAGCTCCGAGGAGCTGACCGAGATCGACGGCCACGCGACCGACGCGGACATCAACCTCTGGAAGCGGTCGTCGGACGGCTGA
- a CDS encoding (2Fe-2S)-binding protein has translation MPNYTFVVNGKTVTVDAPADLPMLWALRDKLKVRGPKYGCGINVCKACTSHLDGEAFNPCVTPVSDCAGKEVTTIEGLADGENLHPVQEAWLEQDVAQCGYCQPGQIMAAVALLKKTKNPTDAEIDAIENVCRCGTYFRIREAIKSAAAKM, from the coding sequence ATGCCGAACTACACCTTCGTGGTGAACGGGAAGACCGTCACCGTGGACGCGCCGGCCGACCTGCCGATGCTGTGGGCGCTGCGCGACAAGCTCAAGGTCCGCGGGCCGAAGTACGGCTGCGGCATCAACGTCTGCAAGGCGTGCACCAGCCACCTCGACGGCGAGGCGTTCAACCCCTGCGTCACGCCCGTTTCCGACTGCGCGGGCAAGGAGGTCACCACGATCGAGGGGCTGGCCGACGGCGAGAACCTGCACCCGGTCCAGGAAGCGTGGCTGGAGCAGGACGTCGCGCAGTGCGGGTACTGCCAGCCCGGCCAGATCATGGCCGCCGTCGCGCTGCTGAAGAAGACGAAGAACCCGACCGACGCCGAGATCGACGCGATCGAGAACGTCTGCCGCTGCGGCACGTACTTCCGGATCCGGGAGGCGATCAAGAGCGCGGCCGCCAAGATGTGA
- a CDS encoding TIGR03564 family F420-dependent LLM class oxidoreductase, whose amino-acid sequence MRTGILIDELGVGFDAMTAQAREAAKLGYRTLWLAQRGGWDALTALPALGAAAPGIELGTCVVPTYPRHPITMAAQALTVQAATGVPVHLGVGLSHRYIVEHEFGYSYDRPIRHLREYLQALNPVLRGEKADVHGETLTAAGGVNAPGAGRPAVLVGSVSPRSTRLAGELADGVITTWAGPRAIGEFVVPALGTASRVVSGQLICVTSEVDERRAWVEETYGAAASVPAYRAVLDRDGYAKASDSAIIGDEETVRRQVKSLEDAGATELLVMPFGSAADQARTRELLAS is encoded by the coding sequence ATGCGCACCGGAATCCTGATCGACGAACTCGGCGTCGGCTTCGACGCCATGACCGCGCAAGCACGCGAAGCGGCGAAGCTCGGCTACCGGACCCTGTGGCTGGCGCAACGCGGCGGCTGGGACGCCCTCACCGCGCTGCCCGCGCTCGGCGCCGCCGCGCCCGGGATCGAGCTGGGCACCTGCGTCGTGCCGACCTACCCGCGGCACCCGATCACCATGGCCGCGCAGGCGCTGACCGTGCAGGCCGCCACCGGCGTGCCGGTCCACCTCGGCGTCGGGCTGAGCCACCGGTACATCGTCGAGCACGAGTTCGGCTACTCCTACGACCGCCCGATCCGCCACCTGCGCGAGTACCTCCAGGCGCTGAACCCGGTGCTGCGCGGGGAAAAGGCGGACGTCCACGGCGAGACGCTCACCGCGGCGGGCGGCGTGAACGCCCCCGGCGCCGGGCGGCCCGCGGTGCTGGTGGGCTCGGTGAGCCCGAGGTCGACCCGGCTGGCCGGCGAGCTCGCCGACGGCGTGATCACGACCTGGGCCGGCCCGCGGGCGATCGGCGAGTTCGTGGTGCCGGCGCTGGGCACCGCGTCGCGCGTGGTCTCCGGGCAGCTGATCTGCGTCACGTCCGAAGTGGACGAACGCCGCGCCTGGGTCGAGGAGACCTACGGCGCCGCCGCGAGCGTCCCGGCGTACCGAGCGGTCCTGGACCGCGACGGCTACGCGAAGGCGTCGGACAGCGCGATCATCGGCGACGAGGAAACCGTGCGGCGCCAGGTGAAATCCCTCGAAGACGCGGGTGCGACGGAGCTGCTGGTGATGCCCTTCGGCTCGGCGGCGGACCAGGCCCGCACCCGCGAACTACTGGCGTCGTGA
- a CDS encoding CdaR family transcriptional regulator: protein MHDQAGELAPAVSTLAAEVERKLPELIESTVARIRAEMPVYRDARFVTQAELRNSVRANLDHALRTLRGAGGPDLSQARATGRARALQGAPLPELLRAYRIGLTEVWHRFVELTARGSSQDLAGLVAATTAIWALIDDLAEALTTSYRDTTAEVLVAHQNRRSALVEALFAGGSATEGTLWDIARVLDLSLDGTFVVVAAETPRPGHEPLPQIEQRLRDRHHASAWRLSPDLQVGVVSLRDPSASKAIVELVREHPVGRVGMSPVFTGLAHTARALHLARVALSSLAPGTPSLVQFTESPLAGLVASSPEASVQLAHHVLQPILDLPGDDRNVLLLTLRAWFDCQGSTKLTSERMFCHPNTIRHRLRRVTDELGRSLTDPADIAELGAALRALNLFPEATHLPAPR, encoded by the coding sequence ATGCACGACCAGGCCGGAGAGCTGGCGCCCGCCGTCTCGACGCTGGCCGCCGAGGTCGAGCGGAAGCTGCCGGAGCTGATCGAGAGCACCGTCGCCCGGATCCGGGCCGAGATGCCGGTGTACCGCGACGCCCGCTTCGTCACCCAGGCGGAGCTGCGGAACTCGGTGCGCGCCAACCTCGACCACGCGCTGCGGACGCTACGCGGCGCCGGCGGACCGGACCTGTCCCAGGCCCGCGCGACCGGCCGGGCCCGCGCGCTGCAGGGCGCGCCGCTGCCGGAGCTGCTGCGCGCCTACCGGATCGGGCTGACCGAGGTCTGGCACCGGTTCGTGGAGCTGACCGCGCGCGGCTCGTCGCAGGACCTGGCCGGGCTCGTCGCCGCGACGACGGCGATCTGGGCCCTCATCGACGACCTCGCCGAAGCGCTCACGACGTCCTACCGGGACACGACGGCGGAAGTGCTGGTGGCGCACCAGAACCGGCGCTCGGCGCTGGTCGAGGCGCTGTTCGCCGGCGGCTCCGCGACCGAGGGCACGCTGTGGGACATCGCCCGCGTGCTCGACCTCTCGCTCGACGGCACGTTCGTGGTGGTCGCCGCGGAGACCCCGCGGCCGGGCCACGAACCGCTGCCGCAGATCGAGCAGCGGCTGCGCGACCGGCACCACGCGTCGGCCTGGCGGCTCAGCCCGGACCTGCAGGTCGGCGTCGTGTCCCTGCGCGACCCGAGCGCGTCGAAGGCGATCGTGGAGCTGGTCCGCGAGCACCCGGTGGGCCGCGTCGGGATGAGCCCGGTGTTCACCGGCCTCGCCCACACCGCCCGCGCGCTGCACCTCGCGCGGGTGGCGCTGTCGAGCCTGGCGCCGGGCACGCCGTCGCTGGTGCAGTTCACCGAGTCGCCGCTGGCCGGGCTGGTGGCCAGCTCGCCGGAGGCGTCGGTGCAGCTGGCCCACCACGTGCTGCAGCCGATCCTCGACCTGCCGGGCGACGACCGGAACGTGCTGCTGCTGACGCTGCGCGCCTGGTTCGACTGCCAGGGTTCGACGAAGCTGACGTCGGAGCGGATGTTCTGCCACCCCAACACGATCCGCCACCGCCTGCGCCGCGTCACCGACGAGCTGGGCCGCTCCCTGACCGACCCGGCGGACATCGCCGAGCTGGGCGCGGCACTGCGGGCACTGAACCTCTTCCCGGAAGCGACCCACCTCCCCGCGCCGCGCTGA
- a CDS encoding TetR/AcrR family transcriptional regulator encodes MPPAEDRAERAERILDAAAELLLRAGYRRTTIEDVAERAGVGKGTVYLHWKNREELFLAVLLRESVRSIEDLVRTLEADPLAARLATLTEVQYTNVLARPLLRAGYADDTETLGKLLPKLHDKLDPRHDEAFVEYLELLADNDLLRTDRPARELAVAYRAVLHGFLVGVPPAEPALIADTVDHAFEPVAVSTTQLRAVAPRAIALFTESVALDRKRLERAY; translated from the coding sequence ATGCCTCCTGCCGAAGACCGCGCCGAACGGGCCGAGCGGATCCTCGACGCCGCCGCCGAGCTGCTGCTGCGCGCCGGCTACCGGCGCACCACGATCGAGGACGTCGCCGAGCGCGCCGGCGTCGGCAAGGGGACCGTCTACCTGCACTGGAAGAACCGCGAGGAGCTGTTCCTCGCCGTCCTGCTGCGGGAGTCCGTCCGCAGCATCGAAGACCTGGTGCGGACGCTCGAAGCCGACCCGCTCGCCGCGCGGCTCGCCACGCTGACCGAGGTCCAGTACACGAACGTGCTGGCCCGCCCGCTGCTGCGCGCCGGGTACGCCGACGACACCGAGACGCTCGGCAAGCTCCTGCCGAAGCTGCACGACAAGCTCGACCCGCGCCACGACGAGGCGTTCGTCGAGTACCTCGAACTGCTGGCGGACAACGACCTGCTCCGCACCGACCGGCCGGCCCGCGAGCTCGCCGTCGCCTACCGCGCGGTGCTGCACGGCTTCCTCGTCGGCGTTCCCCCGGCGGAGCCCGCGCTGATCGCCGACACCGTCGACCACGCCTTCGAACCCGTGGCCGTCTCGACGACGCAGCTGCGGGCGGTCGCGCCGCGGGCCATCGCGCTCTTCACCGAATCCGTCGCGCTCGACCGGAAACGGCTCGAACGCGCGTACTGA